The proteins below are encoded in one region of Thermococcus peptonophilus:
- a CDS encoding DUF365 domain-containing protein, whose translation MEEKIVGVTFPVPKWFLDRILEGGKTVFVKPSTLRVQPGMKVVFYASREGQAWLGEGEVEAIEQFTNVEDIIRKYGDELFLTPKELRQYEKERERWHSRGRRPRPWMVLKLKNVRKYPKPVKPPRFIAVSGRYVKEKEYREILRKAGL comes from the coding sequence ATGGAAGAGAAAATCGTTGGTGTTACATTCCCTGTCCCGAAGTGGTTCCTTGACAGGATTCTTGAAGGGGGCAAAACAGTCTTCGTCAAGCCTTCGACGCTGAGAGTTCAGCCGGGCATGAAGGTCGTCTTTTACGCCTCCAGGGAAGGCCAGGCCTGGCTCGGGGAGGGCGAGGTTGAGGCGATTGAGCAGTTCACGAACGTGGAGGACATCATCAGGAAGTATGGAGATGAGCTTTTCCTCACTCCAAAGGAGCTCAGGCAGTATGAGAAGGAGCGTGAGAGGTGGCACTCTCGCGGGAGAAGGCCGAGGCCCTGGATGGTTCTCAAGCTGAAGAACGTGCGGAAGTATCCGAAGCCGGTCAAGCCGCCGAGGTTCATCGCCGTCTCTGGAAGGTACGTCAAGGAGAAGGAGTACAGGGAAATTCTGAGGAAGGCAGGCCTTTGA